The DNA window TCGGGGTCGAGCACGCCGAGCCGCAGGTCGCCGCGCCCGTGCAGGACCGCGAGCCGGCCGTCGCCGAGCACCGCGTACGGCAGGCCGCCGAGCTGCCACGGCGCCGCCGCGAACTCCTCCTCGGCGGGACACAGGGCGCGGACGTCCTCGCCGCGCAGCGCGGTCTCGTACAGGTTCCACCAGCCGGAGGCGTCGGAGACGAGGTAGAGGTGGCCGTCGTCGCGCCAGGAGGGGGCCAGCACGGACTCGGCGGGGCCGCCCTTCACCGGCCAGGACTCGCCGGTCTCCAGGCTGGTGACGCGGACCTCGGTGCCGTCCCAGGGCATGTTGGGGTGGTCCCAGCAGACATAGGCGAGATGTCGGCCGTCGGGGGACACGGTGGGGTAGGCGTAGAAGTCGTGCCCGGTGACCCGTTCGCGAGGCTCGCCGTCGCCGTCGAGCGGGACGGTCACGATGGCCCGGCTGACCGTGCCGTCTTCGGCGTGCCGCTCGCGTACGCACCAGACCTGCCCGTCACGGACCAGCAGGTCGGCGTAGCGGGCGCCCTCCTGGGTGAGGGGCTGCGGCTTGCCGTCGGCGCCGAGCAGGTAGAGCCGCTGGTCCTCCAGGTTGGCGAAGACGACCTCGTACGCGGGGGTGACGGCGTAGGGGCGGCCGCCGTACTCGTGGACCCTGGTGCGGGCGTTCCACGGGGGCGCGAGCAGTTCGTGGCAGGCGCCGTCGGGGGCGCGGTGGATGACCGTGGTGCGTCCGCCCTCGTCGGGGCGGTCCTCCGTCCACCACACCCGGCCGTCCCTGGCCGTCGGCCAGGCGGGGCGCGTGCCCGAAGCCGCCACGTCTCGCGTCGATATGGGGGAGGGCCAGAAAGGCATACCCGCATCCTGCCGGAAGATCACCGGCGGTGGTGACCGGTCCCCCTAGATCACCGGCACTTCCGGCCCCCGCCTGAGCTGCGCTCATGTTCGCTGAAGGCCCCTGGGAGGGCGGGGTCAGGGGCAGCCCTCGGGGGCGGGGAGGGCGGAGGGGAGGGTCAGGCCGGTGTCGCCGAACCACTTGCGCAGCAGCCGCTCGGCCGTCCCGTCACGCCACATCGCGGCGATGGCCGCGTTCACCGCCTCGCAGGTCGCGGTGTCCCCCTTCTTGATCCCGACGCCCCACCGCTCCACGCCGACGGGGTCGCCGAGCAGCCGGAACCGTCCGGGGTCGGCCGCGGCGTAACCGGCCAGCACCAGGTTCTCGGTGCTCACCGCGTCGAGTTGCCCGGCGTCGAGCTTGCGTACGCAGTCGGAGTAGTTCTCGGCGGGCACCAGGCGCGCCGGCAGGCCCAGCTTGCCGTCCGGCGGCGGGTCGACGATCCGCCGGTACGAGTTCGACCCCTTGGCCAGGCAGAGCCGCGTATCCCGGAGGTCCTGGTTGGTGCGGATCGTGGTGTTCGTGGCGAGGACCATCGTGTCCTGGGGCACCGACACGTACGGCCCGCCGAACGTCACCCTGGGCCTGCGGGCCGGGATGATCGCATAGGTGGCGAAGACGAGGTCCACGCCGCCGTTCTGGAGCATGGCCTCGCGTGCGGACGATGGCGCCTCCCGCCAGGTGATCCGCACGTCCCGGCCGGGGGCCAGCGCCCGGACGACGTATCTGGCCACGTCGACGTCGAAGCCCTGCGGTTCGCCGGTGCCGAACTTCAGCCCCAGCCCGGGCTGGTCCCACTTGGTGCCGACCGCGACCCGCCCGCCGCCCCTGATCTTGTCGACGACGGTGACGTACGAGCCGCCGGAGCCGCAGGAGACAAGGCAGGCAGCCGAACAAACGGCCAGGAAGACAGGCGCCCCCGCATCCCACCACCGCCCTCTCCTCCGTCCAGGAGAAGTGTGCGCGCCGGGGACCGCGGGAGGGCCGCCACGCGAGCGGCCCTCACCGAGCCGTAACCGCTTCTTGGAGCTTTCCCGGCCAGAGGATCAAGGTCCTCAGAGCGTGGCGGTGGCCCCGCCCGCGCCGACCGCCGGGGGAGCCGCGACCGGGCCCGCCGCGGACGTACGGCTGCGCCGGCTGCGCCGCTCCAGCCAGTGCGCGAGAGCGCCGAGGGCCAGGTTGATCAGCACGTAGATCAGCGCCAGCACGATCGCGCTCGGGATGAGGTTGCCGTAGTTGACCGCGAACTGCTTGAGCCCGGCGTTCAGCAGGTCCTCGTAGGCGATGATCCAGCCGAGCGCGGTGTCCTTGAGCAGCACGACCATCTGGCTGACGATGGCCGGCATCATGGCCGTCGTCGCCTGCGGCACCAGCACGAGCCGCATGACCTGCGACTTGCGCAGCCCGATGGCGTACGCGGCCTCCGACTGGCCCTTCGGCACGGCGAGGATGCCGGCCCGGACGATCTCCGCCAGCACCGACCCGTTGTACAGCGTCAGGCCGATGACCACGGCCCAGAACGCCGGCACGCTCATCGTGTAGCCGCTCAGCGTGGCCGGCCCGGCCTGCACGAAGAAGATGAGGATCAGCAGCGGGATGGCGCGGAAGAACTCCACGACCCCGCCGCACACCACGCGGATCACCCGGTGGTCGGAGAGCCGGCCGAGGCCGAACAGCACGCCGAAGACCACCGCGAGCACCGCCGCGACCACCGCCGCCTGCAACGTGCCGACCAGGCCGGGCAGGATGAACCCGGTCCAGGTGTCGCCCCGCAGGAACGGCTCCCACTTGTCCGCGTCGAGCTGGCCCTTCTCGCCCAGCGTGGAGATGACCAGGTAGGCGATGAACAGCAGCACGGCGGCCGACAGCAGCGTGAGCGCGTTGTTGCGCAGCCGGGCGCGCGGGCCGGGCGCGTCGAAGAGGACGTTCGTGCTCATCGCGCCACCGCCATGCGCTTGGCCAGCCAGCCGAACAGGAAGCCGGTGGGAAGGGTCAGGACCATGTAACCGAAGGCGAAGCCCAGGAAGATGGGGATGGTGCCGCCGTAGTCGTCGAACATCTGCTTCATCTGCGCCGCCGCGTCGAGGTAGCTCGCGACGATGACGATCGTGGTGTTCTTGGCGAGCGCGATCAGGATGCTGCCCAGCGGGGAGATGACCGTACGGAACGCCTGGGGCAGCACCACGAGCCGCAGCGTCTGCGTGAACGTCAGTCCGATCGCGCGGGCCGCCTCCGCCTGTCCCATGGACACGGTGTTGATGCCCGAGCGCAGCGCCTCGCACACGAACGTCGCGGTGTAGGCGGCCAGACCAGCCACGGCCCACCAGAAGTAGTTGGTGGTGGGGTCGCCGGAGAAGGTGAGCTGCATCGTGTCGCTGAGCCCGAGCGCGCACAGGATGAGCACGAGGGTGAGCGGGGTGTTGCGCACCACGTTGACGTACGCCGCGCCGGCCCACCGCAGGACGGGCGTCGGCGCGACCCGCATGGCCACCAGGATCGTGCCCAGGACGAGCGCGATGACGGCGCTGGTGAGGGTGAGCCTGATGGTCGCCCAGAACCCGAGGAGGATCTTGTCGAGTTCCTGGACGAGGGGGGAGAAATCAAAAAGGGCGGAGGTGTCCATGACTTTCCTCGTCAGGGGAGCTCACCGGCGGGCACGCTGGCGCGCCCGCCGGTGAGTGACCGGGTCTTGGACGGGGATCAGGCGCAGCCCTCGGCGGGGGGCGCCGCGGTCTCCATCTTCAGGCCGGTGCCGGCGAAGTGCTTCTCCAGGAGCTTGGCCGCCGTGCCGTCGGACCACATCTCACCGATGATCTTGTTGACCTCGTTGCAGGTCTCGAGGTCGCCCTTCTTCAGGCCGACGCCGTACTTCTCGTCCGTGAACGGGGCGGCCGCGACCTTGACGCTGCTGCCCTCGCGCTTGGCGAACCCGGCGAGGATCGTGTCGTCGGTCGTCACCACGTCGACCGCGCCGCTCTTGAGCTTGGCGATGCACTCGTCGTAGCCGCCCGCGGGGACCAGGGTGGCCTCGACCTTGAGGTTCTGCTTGTTGGTGCCCTCGGTGATGTTCTTCCACGAGTTGGAGCCGCTGACCTGGCAGACCTTCTTGCCCTTCAGCGTCTCCAGGCTGGTGATCGAGGAGTCGTCGGCCCGGATCAGGGAGTCCTGGTGCGCCAGGTAGTAGGGGCCGGAGAAGGTCACCTGGGGCTTGCGGGCCTCGGTGATCGAGTAGGTCGCGATGACCATGTCGACCTGGCCCTGCTTCAGGAAGCTCTCACGGTTGGCGGAGCGGGCCTCCTTGAACTCGATCCCGCTCTCCGGCACGCCCATCTTGCCGGCGATGTACTTGGCCACATCGACGTCGAAGCCCTCGACCGTGCCGTCAGGCTTCTTCAGCCCCAGGCCGGGCTGGTCGTACTTCACGCCGATGACGAGCTTCTTCTCGTCCTTGGCCTTCTGCAACACGGTGGTGGCCTCGCCGCCGCCACAGGCGGTGAGCCCGGCGATCATGGCGCCGGCCGCGGCCAGGGCAACACCCACCCGTCGGATCTGCATGTCCTACCTCGGCTCTCTCAATGCGTCAGAATCTTGGAAAGGAAATCCTTGGCCCGGTCGGTCTGCGGTGAGCCGAAGAAGGCGTCGGGGGTGTTCTCCTCGACGATCTGGCCGTCGGCCATGAACACCACCCGGTTCGCCGCCCGGCGGGCGAAGCCCATCTCGTGGGTGACGACCATCATCGTCATCCCGTCACGGGCCAGGCTCACCATGACGTCCAGGACTTCCTGCACCATCTCGGGGTCGAGCGCGGACGTCGGCTCGTCGAAGAGGATCATCTTCGGCTCCATGGCGAGCGCCCGTGCGATCGCCACCCGCTGCTGCTGGCCGCCGGAGAGCTGCGCGGGGTGCTTCTGCGCCTGCGCGGCGATGCCGACCCGCTCCAGCAGCTCCATGGCCCGCCTCTCGGCGGCGTCGCGGCCCTGGCCGCGCACCTTGACGGGGCCGAGCGTGACGTTCTCCAGGATCGTCTTGTGCGCGAACAGGTTGAAGGACTGGAAGACCATGCCGACTTCCGAACGCAGCCTGGCCAGCCCTTTGCCCTCCTCGGGAAGAGGCTGTCCGTCGAAGACGATGCGACCGCCGTCGATCGTCTCCAGACGGTTGACGGTCCGGCAGAGCGTCGACTTCCCGCCGCCCGACGGGCCGATGACGACCAGGACCTCGCCCCGGAAGACGGTCAAGTTGATGTCCTTCAGGACGTGCAGCGCCCCGAAGTGCTTGTTGACGTTCTCCAACCGTACGAGTGGAGCACCGTCACCGTTGTCCGTCATGGGTAGAACCGTACGGGCCTCCAGGACGCTGGTCACTAACCGAGCGGTACCGATCCGATCACATCCGGCCGTCAAGCTGGCCTTTTAGATCGGTACGGACTGCCGGGACCCGGACAACGACTACCCTGGAATGTGCCATGACTGTGACCCAGGAGGGCGCCCGCACCTACGAAGTGCGCACATACGGGTGCCAGATGAACGTCCACGACTCCGAGCGGCTGTCCGGCCTGCTGGAGGAGGCGGGCTACGTGCCCGCGTCCGACGGCGAGACCGCCGACGTCGTCGTGTTCAACACGTGTGCCGTGCGGGAGAACGCCGACAACCGCCTCTACGGCAACCTCGGCCACCTCCGCCCCGCCAAGACCCGCAACCCGCGCATGCAGATCGCGGTGGGCGGCTGCCTGGCGCAGAAGGACCAGGGCGAGATCGTCCGCAAGGCGCCCTGGGTCGACGTCGTGTTCGGCACCCACAACATCGGCTCGCTGCCGGTGCTGCTGGAGCGGGCCCGCGTCGAGGGCGAGGCGCAGGTCGAGCTGAAGGAGTCGCTGGAGACCTTCCCCTCCACGCTGCCCACCAGGCGCGAGTCCGCCTACGCCGCCTGGGTCGCGATCTCGGTCGGCTGCAACAACACCTGCACCTTCTGCATCGTGCCGTCGCTGCGTGGCAAGGAGAAGGACCGCCGGCCCGGCGACGTCCTGGCCGAGGTGCGCACGCTGGTCGAGCAGGGCGTCCTGGAGGTCACCCTGCTGGGCCAGAACGTCAACACCTACGGCGTCGAGTTCGGTGACCGGCTCGCCTTCGGCAAGCTGCTGCGCGCCTGCGGCGACGTCGAGGGCCTGGAGCGGGTGCGGTTCACCTCGCCGCACCCGGCCGCGTTCACCGACGACGTGATCGCCGCCATGGCCGAGACGCCCAACGTCATGCACCAGCTCCACATGCCGCTCCAGTCGGGCTCCGACCGGGTGCTGAAGGCCATGCGCCGCTCCTACCGGGCCGAGCGCTACCTCGGCATCATCGAGCGGGTGCGCGCCGCGATGCCCGACGCCGCGATCTCCACCGACATCATCGTGGGCTTCCCCGGCGAGACCGAGGAGGACTTCCAGGGCACGCTCGACGTGGTGCGGCAGAGCCGCTTCGCCAACGCCTTCACCTTCCAGTACTCCATCCGCCCCGGCACCCCGGCGGCCACCATGCCGGACCAGGTGCCGAAGGAGGTCGTCCAGGAGCGCTACGAGCGGCTGGTCGCGCTGCAGGAGGAGATCTCCTGGGAGGAGAACAAGAAGCAGGTCGGCCGCACGCTCGACGTGCTGGTCGCCGAGGGCGAGGGCCGCAAGGACGACGCCACGCGCCGCCTGTCCGGCCGTGCCCCCGACAACCGCCTGGTCCACTTCGCCGCCGGTGACGAGACGCCGCGGCCGGGCGACATGGTGACGGTGGAGGTGACGTACGCCGCGCCGCACCACCTGGTGGCCGACGGCCCGGTGCGCGCGCTGCGCCGCACCCGCGCGGGCGACGCCTGGGCGGCCCGGCAGGGCGGCTCCGGCGGCGGCCAGGGCGTGCTCCTCGGCATGCCGGCCATCGGCCGCCCGGCCCCCGCTCCCGCCCCGGCGACGAACGGCTGCTCCCTCACCTGAGGGCGGCTCAGCAGTCGTCGAGGATGGTCTCCATGGCCGACTTCTCGGCGGCGGTGACCCAGACGTCGTACTTCGCCTTGACGTCGATCTGGCGGGCGATGTACGTGCAGCGGTAGGACTTGAGCGGCGGCAGCCAGGTGGCGGCGTCGGAGTCGCTCTTCTGGCCGTTCAGCGGGCCGTCCGTGGCCTGGAGGTTCAGCGGGTCGTTGGCGAACTCCTTGCGCTTGGTGGCCGACCACTGCTGGGCGCCCTTCTGCCAGGCGTCCGAGAGCGGGATGAGGTGGTCGATCTGGACGGCCGTGCTGGTGTCCTGGCCGCGCTTGAACTTGATCGTCTTGCCGCTGTAGGGGTCCTTGAGCGTGCCGGTCAGCACGATGCAGTCGTGCGTGCCGGACTTGAAGGTCTCGTCCTCCAGGTCGCGCTTGAGAATGTCGTTGCGGGTGTCGCAGCCGTTGCGGTCGACGTCGGCCCAGGAGGGGCCGAACTCGTCGCGGTCGAAGCCGGTGCGCGGGGCGCGGCCCTTGACCTGGAGCTTGGCGAGCTTCTTGCGGGCGTCGGACACCGACGCCGAGTCGGGTTTGGAGGCTTTGTCGGAGTTGCCGGTGGAGAGCTGGGCCTCCAGCTCGCCGCAGCCTGTCACCAGCACGGCCACCGTGGACAGACCCGCTACCAACGCCCGTACGCGCACGTCGAACTCCCGAAACTCCAGTTTTCGTAAAGTTTAGGGATAAATGCCCTCAAGAGCGTCGAGTAGCCATGCTGCGAGATAACGGGTGAACGACGACCGCACGTAGATCCGGTACGTGTCCGCCGCCCGCCGCTCCAGCAGCACCGACGCCCGCCCCAGGAACGTCTGGGCATGACCGCGGAACACCGACGGATGCAGGTCGAGCGGGCAGCCGGTGATCAGGACGTCCTCGGCCGCGGGGCCGGACAGCTCCAGGACCGTCCGCTGGTCCGACACGTCCACCCATTCCGGGCCGGGAGCGACGTTCCCCGTGACGAGCCACCAGGACGGGCCGAGCGCGAGGCCCATCCCCGGGTCCGCCCCCCGTACCTCCCACATGGGCTCGAAGGCGATCTCCCGCAGCCGCGCCGCCGGGGTGCTCGCCGCCTGGAAGCGGGCGGCGAACGCGGCGGCCGGGCTCTCGGCCGGCCACGGCTCCCCCTGGTACGGGCCCACCTCCATGGTCAGCGGCAGGCCGTCGCGACGGTCGTTGCCCGGATCGAGGAAGACGGGGGAGCAGACGGTCACGGGATGGGCCACGCCGTCGCACACGGCGGTGAGCCGGTCGCCCGGCTCGGCGTCCCTGACCAGGGCGAGCGCGAAGGCGCGGCCGAGCGCCGCGCTCGCGTAGGCGGAGGTCACGTGCCCCAGCGTCGGCGTCCCCTTGCCGGAGGTGAGCTGCGCGCCCTCGGGCACGACCGCCGCGGGATCGTCGGGCAGCAGGCCGACCAGGCGCTTGCGGCCGGGGCGGGCGGTGTCCGGGCGGGCGTGGGAGCGCCTGCCGACGAAGTCGGGCTTGCGGGAGGAGACGATCCACGACATGCCGAGGTCCTGCGGCGTCACGGTGCCGTCGGTGTCCTGGCCGACGATGGCGAAGCCCTTCTCGGCGCGCAGCACGTGCATGGTCTCGGTCCCGTACGGCACCGCGCCCAGGCCGAGCACCGCCTCCCACAGCGCCCGGCCGTGCCGCCAGGGCACGTTCACCTCGTACGCCAGCTCGCCCGAGAAGCTGATCCGGAACACCCGTCCCGGCACCCCGAGCACGTCGGTCTCCGCGTAGCGCATGAACGCCAGCTCCACCGCGCCGGGCGCGACCGCGGCGATCACCTCGCGGGCCCGCGGGCCGGCCACGGCGACCGTCGCCCAGTGGTCGGTCACCGAGGTGAACGACACCTCCAGCTCCGGCCACTCGGTCTGGTGCCACTCCTCCAGCCGGTCGAGCACGGTGGCGGCGTTGCCGGTGGTCGTCGTCATGAGGAAGTGCGTCTCGGCCAGCCGGGTCGTGGTGCCGTCGTCGAAGACCATGCCGTCCACGCCGCACATCAGCCCGTAGCGGCAGGCGCCGACGGGCAGCGTGGAGTAGAGGTTCGTGTAGATCCGGTCGAGGAAGGCGCCCGCGTCCGCGCCCCGGATGTCGATCTTGCCGAGCGTGGAGGCGTCCATGGCGGCGACGCCGGTGCGCGCGGCCTCGCACTCGCGCCGCACGGCCGCCGCCATCGTCTCCCCCTCGCGCGGGAAGTACCAGGGGCGCTTCCACTGGCCGACGTCCTCGAACACGGCCCCCAGCGCGACGTGCGCGTCGTGCATGGCCGTGGTCCTGACCGGGTCGGACAGCTCGCCGCGGTCGCGCCCGGCCAGCGTGGCGAAGGACACCGGCGTGTACGGCGGCCGGAACGTCGTCGTCCCCACCTGCCCCGGCTCCGCGCCCAGCAGGGCGGCCGTCACGCCCACGACCACCGCCCCCGAGGTCCTGCCCTGGTCGGCGCCGGTGCCCGCGGTCGTGTAGCGCTTGACGTGCTCCATCGAACGCAGCCCGGCCCCGGTGGCCCTCGCCAGGTCGGCCACGGTCACGTCCCGGTGCAGGTCGGCGAAGGCGGGCTCGGGCGAGGCGCCGGCCACCGACCAGAGGGCCGCCGGTGGGCGCGGGGGACGCCGGCCGTCCTCGGGGACGCGCAACCCGTGCCCGGACCGCCCGGCCGCCTCCGCCCCGGCGGCGTGGCCGTCGGCGATGGCCTCGCTCGTGCCGTAGAGGCCACGGCAGGCCCCGGCCGACCGCTCCGCCTGCGCGGACGTGCCCGGCACGAAGGCCAGCAGTTCCTCGTCGTAGCGGAGCCGGCCCTGCGACTGGCTGAACAACTGCACCGCAGGGTTCCAGCCGCCGGCGACGGCCAGCAGGTCGCACGCGAAGTCCCGGTCGCCGGCCCGTACGCCGGTCAGCACGCCGTCGGCGTCGCCGGAGGTGCCCGTCACGACCTGCCCGGCCAGCACCTCCACCCCTTCGACCGGCGGCGCGGAAGGCCGCGGGTCCACGACCGCGAGCACCTCCACCCCGGCGTCCGCCAGGTCGCGGGCGGCCTCGTAGCCGGAGTCGGCGCAGGCGAACACCACCGCCCGCCGTCCGGCCCGCACCCCGTACCGGTTGGCGTACGCGCGGGCGGCCGAGGCCAGCATCACCCCCGGCCGGTCGTTGCCGGGGAAGGCGAGCGAGCGCTCGTGCGCGCCCGTCGCCAGCACCACCCGCCGCGCCCTGATGTGCCA is part of the Nonomuraea coxensis DSM 45129 genome and encodes:
- a CDS encoding transporter substrate-binding domain-containing protein, whose amino-acid sequence is MAVCSAACLVSCGSGGSYVTVVDKIRGGGRVAVGTKWDQPGLGLKFGTGEPQGFDVDVARYVVRALAPGRDVRITWREAPSSAREAMLQNGGVDLVFATYAIIPARRPRVTFGGPYVSVPQDTMVLATNTTIRTNQDLRDTRLCLAKGSNSYRRIVDPPPDGKLGLPARLVPAENYSDCVRKLDAGQLDAVSTENLVLAGYAAADPGRFRLLGDPVGVERWGVGIKKGDTATCEAVNAAIAAMWRDGTAERLLRKWFGDTGLTLPSALPAPEGCP
- a CDS encoding amino acid ABC transporter permease, translated to MSTNVLFDAPGPRARLRNNALTLLSAAVLLFIAYLVISTLGEKGQLDADKWEPFLRGDTWTGFILPGLVGTLQAAVVAAVLAVVFGVLFGLGRLSDHRVIRVVCGGVVEFFRAIPLLILIFFVQAGPATLSGYTMSVPAFWAVVIGLTLYNGSVLAEIVRAGILAVPKGQSEAAYAIGLRKSQVMRLVLVPQATTAMMPAIVSQMVVLLKDTALGWIIAYEDLLNAGLKQFAVNYGNLIPSAIVLALIYVLINLALGALAHWLERRSRRSRTSAAGPVAAPPAVGAGGATATL
- a CDS encoding amino acid ABC transporter permease, with protein sequence MDTSALFDFSPLVQELDKILLGFWATIRLTLTSAVIALVLGTILVAMRVAPTPVLRWAGAAYVNVVRNTPLTLVLILCALGLSDTMQLTFSGDPTTNYFWWAVAGLAAYTATFVCEALRSGINTVSMGQAEAARAIGLTFTQTLRLVVLPQAFRTVISPLGSILIALAKNTTIVIVASYLDAAAQMKQMFDDYGGTIPIFLGFAFGYMVLTLPTGFLFGWLAKRMAVAR
- a CDS encoding glutamate ABC transporter substrate-binding protein, with protein sequence MQIRRVGVALAAAGAMIAGLTACGGGEATTVLQKAKDEKKLVIGVKYDQPGLGLKKPDGTVEGFDVDVAKYIAGKMGVPESGIEFKEARSANRESFLKQGQVDMVIATYSITEARKPQVTFSGPYYLAHQDSLIRADDSSITSLETLKGKKVCQVSGSNSWKNITEGTNKQNLKVEATLVPAGGYDECIAKLKSGAVDVVTTDDTILAGFAKREGSSVKVAAAPFTDEKYGVGLKKGDLETCNEVNKIIGEMWSDGTAAKLLEKHFAGTGLKMETAAPPAEGCA
- a CDS encoding amino acid ABC transporter ATP-binding protein — encoded protein: MTDNGDGAPLVRLENVNKHFGALHVLKDINLTVFRGEVLVVIGPSGGGKSTLCRTVNRLETIDGGRIVFDGQPLPEEGKGLARLRSEVGMVFQSFNLFAHKTILENVTLGPVKVRGQGRDAAERRAMELLERVGIAAQAQKHPAQLSGGQQQRVAIARALAMEPKMILFDEPTSALDPEMVQEVLDVMVSLARDGMTMMVVTHEMGFARRAANRVVFMADGQIVEENTPDAFFGSPQTDRAKDFLSKILTH
- the miaB gene encoding tRNA (N6-isopentenyl adenosine(37)-C2)-methylthiotransferase MiaB, with the protein product MTVTQEGARTYEVRTYGCQMNVHDSERLSGLLEEAGYVPASDGETADVVVFNTCAVRENADNRLYGNLGHLRPAKTRNPRMQIAVGGCLAQKDQGEIVRKAPWVDVVFGTHNIGSLPVLLERARVEGEAQVELKESLETFPSTLPTRRESAYAAWVAISVGCNNTCTFCIVPSLRGKEKDRRPGDVLAEVRTLVEQGVLEVTLLGQNVNTYGVEFGDRLAFGKLLRACGDVEGLERVRFTSPHPAAFTDDVIAAMAETPNVMHQLHMPLQSGSDRVLKAMRRSYRAERYLGIIERVRAAMPDAAISTDIIVGFPGETEEDFQGTLDVVRQSRFANAFTFQYSIRPGTPAATMPDQVPKEVVQERYERLVALQEEISWEENKKQVGRTLDVLVAEGEGRKDDATRRLSGRAPDNRLVHFAAGDETPRPGDMVTVEVTYAAPHHLVADGPVRALRRTRAGDAWAARQGGSGGGQGVLLGMPAIGRPAPAPAPATNGCSLT
- a CDS encoding HNH endonuclease family protein, with amino-acid sequence MRVRALVAGLSTVAVLVTGCGELEAQLSTGNSDKASKPDSASVSDARKKLAKLQVKGRAPRTGFDRDEFGPSWADVDRNGCDTRNDILKRDLEDETFKSGTHDCIVLTGTLKDPYSGKTIKFKRGQDTSTAVQIDHLIPLSDAWQKGAQQWSATKRKEFANDPLNLQATDGPLNGQKSDSDAATWLPPLKSYRCTYIARQIDVKAKYDVWVTAAEKSAMETILDDC
- a CDS encoding 2Fe-2S iron-sulfur cluster-binding protein, translating into MRFTFDGRAYRGEPGDTLAAALLRSGVRVVGRSVELGRPRGVFTAGPEEPNALVRVGADPMLAATTVELYDGLEAWSLRGKGRVDPDARDERRCDKGYLHCDVLVVGGGPAGLAATVAAGRAGARVILVDEQPRLGGDLLNSRVTLDGRPALEWVAGLELPARVLTRTTAVGYYDHNYVVAVERRPRGERLWHIRARRVVLATGAHERSLAFPGNDRPGVMLASAARAYANRYGVRAGRRAVVFACADSGYEAARDLADAGVEVLAVVDPRPSAPPVEGVEVLAGQVVTGTSGDADGVLTGVRAGDRDFACDLLAVAGGWNPAVQLFSQSQGRLRYDEELLAFVPGTSAQAERSAGACRGLYGTSEAIADGHAAGAEAAGRSGHGLRVPEDGRRPPRPPAALWSVAGASPEPAFADLHRDVTVADLARATGAGLRSMEHVKRYTTAGTGADQGRTSGAVVVGVTAALLGAEPGQVGTTTFRPPYTPVSFATLAGRDRGELSDPVRTTAMHDAHVALGAVFEDVGQWKRPWYFPREGETMAAAVRRECEAARTGVAAMDASTLGKIDIRGADAGAFLDRIYTNLYSTLPVGACRYGLMCGVDGMVFDDGTTTRLAETHFLMTTTTGNAATVLDRLEEWHQTEWPELEVSFTSVTDHWATVAVAGPRAREVIAAVAPGAVELAFMRYAETDVLGVPGRVFRISFSGELAYEVNVPWRHGRALWEAVLGLGAVPYGTETMHVLRAEKGFAIVGQDTDGTVTPQDLGMSWIVSSRKPDFVGRRSHARPDTARPGRKRLVGLLPDDPAAVVPEGAQLTSGKGTPTLGHVTSAYASAALGRAFALALVRDAEPGDRLTAVCDGVAHPVTVCSPVFLDPGNDRRDGLPLTMEVGPYQGEPWPAESPAAAFAARFQAASTPAARLREIAFEPMWEVRGADPGMGLALGPSWWLVTGNVAPGPEWVDVSDQRTVLELSGPAAEDVLITGCPLDLHPSVFRGHAQTFLGRASVLLERRAADTYRIYVRSSFTRYLAAWLLDALEGIYP